From the genome of Oryza glaberrima chromosome 1, OglaRS2, whole genome shotgun sequence:
gtgaaatACAGGACCTGTTCTCTGAATATGCAACTCGGCTTTGTCTGTACAGTTTTTGTCAGTCACTACTGCTCACTATAAACTTGGTGCCTGGAAAATGATCGATCTACCTTTCTGGACTCTGGGAATCAAACTCAAGAGTAAGATGAGTTCAGTACGCATGTCATGAAAATATCATAGATTTGAAAGCTCAAGGCTTTCGTAGTCCAAGCCGAGATGAATTTTAAGGACTGGAGGCATCAAAGTTACCAGTCCAGTAAAACAACCAAAAAAGTGCTAAAACTTTTccccaaaacatcacatcgaatatttggacacgtatatgaaacattaaatatagataaaaagaaaaactaattgcacagtttgcatggaaatcgcgagacgaaacttttgagcctaattaggccatgattagccataagtgctacagtaacccatatgtgctaatgacggattaattaggctcaaaagattcgtctcgcggtttccaggcgagttataaaattagtttttttattcgtgtccgaaaaccccttccaacatccggtcaaacatctgatgtgacacaaaaatttccatttcacgaactaaacaggcccttaggtTTCACCGCTGGAGCTGCTGAAGGACGCAGATTAGACCGAAGATGTTTAACAAATAAAGTACTGTACAGGTCCTTTCCCTAGATGGTAGATTGATAATACACGGTAACGACCTTCCGATGTTAGTAAAACTGAATACTCTAGTTGATTGGTGGTGCAAGGCCTTGATGCAACATGCATAATCGATAAAATTGTCACGACCATTCACGAGCCCCAAGTTCAGAGGGACCCAGATCCTAAATGGAAAGTACTACTCCGTAGTTATGTTCAGTCTAATGTAGAAATTGGAAACAACCTGGCATCCCAGGTTCCACTAGCCTAGAGTATATAGTATTATGCACGGTCGTTTGTCTCATTTGGAACATACCATTTTCGAAAAAGATTTCTTTAATTTTGCGAGGAGAAAATCAATTCGATGTTGAAAGAGAACAAACCTTGTAATCTGAAGAGGTTTTCGGCAAGCCAGCAACAGCCTAGAGTTACATATTATGCATGGTCGTTTGTCTCGTTTCGAACACACCATTTTCAAAAAAGATTTCTTTAATTTTGCGAGGAGAAAATCAATTCAATGTTGAAAGAGAACCTTGTATTCTGAAGAGGTTTTCGGCAAGCCAGCAATAGCGCATTGCGCACAGGTGAGGTGAGGAGATGGTAACAGTAAGTAGCTCATAAGGTGGCGAGCAGGAACCTCATGCTTTCACACGATTAGATAGGAGTTCAATCATATCGGACAGGTGTACACATCTGACAACGCCTTGCACTACAATTAACAGTACACTACATGAACGATTAGACGAACTACAAAAACATTTACTACTGTACAAGCTCTTCTATAATTAAGAACGATAGCCATTAAATATCTTCACGACAGCACGATAGTCAGGGTACGCTAAGTCGCATTCAGAACTTGCCAGCATCACATAAGCCGCTGCACTCTGAGCAGAGACCAATGCTAGAAGCCTAGAACTCGAAATGGCTTCAACTAGATGGCCAGATTTCTAGGATACAGTACGTCCATAGCATACTGATGCAAGGTAGAGATTCTTGGACCATTTCTCCTGGAACGAGACAAGCATCACTCTGTCAGAGCAAAGTACTAACGGCAAAAACTGCCAAGTACGTTACTAGTATATGAAGCAGACGAACCTTGACATGTTGACTAGGGAAAGCAGATGTTCTCAGCGTCTCTTGAGTTTCATCTGTAGGCTTCCTTCTTGGTACGCTTAAAACGAATGCAGCCTGATCCCAGGTTGCAGCAGTTGCAGTTATCCGGTAACCATTGTCCCATCTCTGGTGAATTCCCTCACTGGGGTATAGGAAGTCCAGTTCGACAACCTGTAAAATAAATGCAAATGCATATTGTCAAACAAATGTAAATATTGATGAACACCATTGCAGCAGAAAGAATGCTACCTGATCAGAAAATCCAGCATTACGCGACATAACAACTGCCCATCTACTTCCAGCTGTTGCCATGGAAGTCACATAGAAACCGTCCCTCCATTTCTTGTTTATCCATTTGAAAGGGAAAGTATCACTTACTTTGTAGGATTGTTGTGTATACATTGTTCCTAAAAAAGCATGCTAAGTTAGTCAAAGAATAATTTATACATTATAGCCCTGAAACGGCATGCTTTAACTGGTTACCTTTTGACATCACTACCAGGGAACTCCCATTATTTGCTCCAGCAAGTGCAGTTATATAGTAATTCCTTTCCCATTGGTCCATAATCCATTCCTTCAAATGACCAGAAAACCATGGAATCACATTTGACAATGTATACAAGAGCTTCCTTATATGTAACTTTGCCTTGAAAAGTTATGTGATTAGTTTGCTAAGATTTTCCACCAGTTAAACAAGGAGCAAGCTACTCACCTTGTGAAGAAAATGTGGTGAAAGTTCATAAACCTGGGAAGTGAACCCAGTGCCAGCATCCATGATTAGAGCCCACAGATTTGAGCAAGATGTTATGCAACTGATAAACAGACCATCTTCATTCCCTTTGTCAATGTGTTGTACAAGCCTTGAATCTGCAACGTTGTAGTGATACCTGCAAAATATAGAACATGTATGTTGCATTGTACTGCATTAACAAAGGTGGATCATATAGCTAACTATAAACTAAAACTTTCGGGCCTCATAAGAAAAAGTACCTTTGTTTCATAGGCCGTCTGGCATTATAAACACTAATCCACTGTGTTGCAGGCATACCCATCCTGATCTTCTTCTTTGGTTGTTCATCTGTCTCTTCCATCAATAAGCGACCTCTCTTTTGGCCAACTAGATGTATAAGCTTTAGAGAAATTACAAGGAAGATTAGTGCAACCAAAGTCATGATTTTTAAGCAGTATAACAGATTGCAATATATGATTGTATTGTACCTTCTGAGCACCATCGGTGTTAATTGGCCTGATATCTGGATTTGGGCCCACTACAGTATCGAAAAGGGATATACACTTTGCATAGTTAGGTTCTTCATCAAACTTCAAGTTGACCACATACTCTACAAACTCCCTAAAGGGTTGTGGGCAAAAGCAGCACAATGATTCTGGAGACGTAGCCATTTTCTTTTTGCACACAAGGAAACCCTTGTTTTCACCCTGCAGGCACACACTATCAATTATTTAAATGTATTACTACAATCAGAATAAATGGAATGGTGGGTCCGGCGAATTACCTGATAACCTTGCCAAGGTAGACGTCCCCGTAGAAGAAAAACTAGTGTGTAAGCTAGAGATTCTAAATCATCCCTTCGGCTACCGATTCTCCCTAGATGTGCATGAACACTAGCATAGCGAACTGTCCCCCTGAAATAGCAGCAAAAGCAAGGCAGAGTTACTGATTTGCTATAAGCCTACAACATGAAGAATGAGTTGGCATTCAAGACAGAAATTAGGGCTCTATTTCCATGCAGAAACAGCCAGTCACCAAACATAATAGTGAGGAGTGATTGACCAGCACCAGTGCCAGCCGCATTTAGTGCTGTTGAGAAGTAATGAATAATGGTTGTACAGGAACAAGCAGAATgcgggaaaaaaaatataaaacaaaatttaagTGAATGAAAATAATTGTTGGCCAGAAACCAGTACAAAGGGTGACCTGATTTGGCTGCATCCTA
Proteins encoded in this window:
- the LOC127780131 gene encoding casein kinase 1-like protein HD16, producing the protein MPVLRSAARRAREAQENPAAAPAPPPARRRRAARRKEPEVAVEAAPEAEEGREEEIEVADLGREGGGEKKMEGPDSGARSADKQAVEDEGNTTPVPDTVQVGSSPKYRVDKKLGKGGFGQVYVGRRMLANGPGASEVALKFEHRTSKGCNHGPPYEWQVYNAIGGIHGVPRVHYKGRQGEYYVMVMDMLGPSLWDVWNNNSHTMSVEMVACIAIEAISILEKMHSKGYVHGDVKPENFLLGPIGTPEEKRLFLVDLGLATKWRDASTGLHVDYDQRPDVFRGTVRYASVHAHLGRIGSRRDDLESLAYTLVFLLRGRLPWQGYQGENKGFLVCKKKMATSPESLCCFCPQPFREFVEYVVNLKFDEEPNYAKCISLFDTVVGPNPDIRPINTDGAQKLIHLVGQKRGRLLMEETDEQPKKKIRMGMPATQWISVYNARRPMKQRYHYNVADSRLVQHIDKGNEDGLFISCITSCSNLWALIMDAGTGFTSQVYELSPHFLHKEWIMDQWERNYYITALAGANNGSSLVVMSKGTMYTQQSYKVSDTFPFKWINKKWRDGFYVTSMATAGSRWAVVMSRNAGFSDQVVELDFLYPSEGIHQRWDNGYRITATAATWDQAAFVLSVPRRKPTDETQETLRTSAFPSQHVKEKWSKNLYLASVCYGRTVS